One window from the genome of Halococcus agarilyticus encodes:
- a CDS encoding 30S ribosomal protein S7, whose translation MSAEEDAPEPEKPAGTDEESETDAQLFERWAVTGFEYNDPSTKRYITVTPVEHTMGRHAGKQFQKSEVSIVERLINRLMQTDSNTGKKQQATRIVRQAFEEVHDRTDENPIQVLVTAVENAAPREETVRLKYGGISVPQAVDVAPQRRVDQALKFLAEGAYNASFKSPTDAHEALADQLTGAANYDVQTYAINQKEENERVAAAAR comes from the coding sequence ACCGACGCACAGCTGTTCGAACGCTGGGCAGTCACGGGCTTCGAGTACAACGACCCCTCGACCAAGCGCTACATCACGGTCACCCCCGTGGAGCACACGATGGGTCGCCACGCCGGCAAGCAGTTCCAGAAGAGCGAGGTCTCGATCGTCGAGCGACTCATCAACCGGCTGATGCAGACCGACTCGAACACCGGCAAGAAACAGCAGGCCACCCGGATCGTCCGGCAGGCGTTCGAGGAGGTCCACGACCGGACCGACGAGAACCCGATTCAAGTACTGGTTACCGCGGTCGAGAACGCCGCCCCGCGCGAGGAGACCGTCCGCCTGAAGTACGGCGGGATCTCGGTTCCTCAAGCTGTGGACGTCGCCCCCCAGCGCCGGGTCGACCAGGCGCTCAAGTTCCTCGCCGAGGGCGCGTACAACGCGTCGTTCAAGTCGCCGACCGACGCCCACGAGGCGCTCGCCGACCAGCTCACCGGCGCGGCGAACTACGACGTCCAGACGTACGCGATCAACCAGAAAGAGGAGAACGAGCGCGTCGCGGCCGCCGCTCGCTGA
- a CDS encoding DUF5781 family protein codes for MDVRVQSAGPTEPFLGARDLFTTEHDLALPVDIHVRDNPDSRTWTAHYDDHHVLNISRQAANSAMARPLALHEYSHMRRHETDHPSHVQSTREALYLALAGHSVEQRTLSHCYQIANHMKDIYADDITLTVAPADRLVAFLESSLAAALADRPVDPPSWTRLTPAADPEITAVNAAFALALLERHDCIDDDHRLYDLAHAAANDAAGIELAAFKRRFRDLGADPDEGEYRRALVEATREYATRTDYAAD; via the coding sequence TCACGACCGAACACGATCTCGCCCTCCCGGTCGACATCCACGTTCGCGACAACCCCGACTCGCGGACGTGGACCGCCCACTACGACGACCATCACGTCCTGAACATCTCCCGCCAGGCGGCGAACTCCGCGATGGCGCGCCCGCTCGCGCTCCACGAGTACTCCCACATGCGTCGCCACGAGACCGACCACCCCTCACACGTCCAGTCGACGCGGGAGGCGCTCTACCTCGCCTTGGCGGGCCACTCGGTCGAACAGCGGACGCTCTCACACTGCTATCAGATCGCGAACCACATGAAGGACATCTACGCCGACGACATTACCCTTACTGTGGCTCCCGCCGATCGCCTGGTGGCGTTCCTCGAATCGAGCCTCGCGGCCGCGCTCGCCGATCGGCCCGTCGATCCGCCGTCGTGGACCAGGCTGACGCCAGCAGCCGACCCCGAGATCACCGCGGTCAACGCGGCGTTCGCGCTCGCACTCTTAGAACGCCACGACTGCATCGACGACGATCACCGGCTGTACGATCTCGCCCACGCCGCCGCGAACGACGCCGCCGGGATCGAGCTCGCGGCGTTCAAGCGCCGATTTCGGGACCTCGGGGCCGATCCCGATGAGGGCGAGTACCGACGGGCGCTGGTCGAGGCGACCCGCGAGTACGCGACTCGGACCGACTACGCCGCCGACTGA